In one bacterium genomic region, the following are encoded:
- a CDS encoding MFS transporter, producing the protein MYSKVLRNRQFLKLWGAQLTSQIAAQLLNYGLLIRIYEIASKSSFANSSVSLLIVAIGLPAIFLAVPAGAYVDHRDRKTILVWTNALRALLVPLLIFIDTQIIAVYVVVFFISVFSQFFVPAEGAALPKLVSKKELVPANSLFIFTLNASFIIGYSLAGPVIANSGIHAIYIIVTIAFLVATGLSLFLPKIPAVHEGKFDFSGIIRTITQDLHGHFGQIVGSKVILFPMMLIALAQTIVGVVSALAPALSQAFFQVGLEQSSYWLVMPAGIGLVLGSVFAAKLLEHRNKVKVIFFSLFCASAILVALPIVGGNSDGTPLKVASMIMTFSLGVFNAMILVSAQTLLQYASTDRLRGQVFGTLNMMINIAALVPVFAAGLLADTFNALAVVAGVGALLCIVGVVLVMRFRGISARYA; encoded by the coding sequence ATGTATTCTAAGGTTCTCCGGAATCGACAATTCTTAAAGCTATGGGGCGCACAGCTAACTAGTCAGATCGCGGCCCAGTTGCTTAATTACGGCTTATTAATTCGTATTTACGAGATAGCCTCCAAGAGCTCATTTGCTAATAGTTCGGTTTCACTTTTAATAGTGGCAATTGGCTTGCCGGCCATCTTTTTAGCTGTTCCCGCAGGCGCCTATGTGGATCATCGTGATCGAAAGACAATTTTGGTTTGGACGAATGCCTTAAGGGCGTTGTTGGTGCCACTGTTAATATTTATTGATACACAAATTATTGCGGTGTATGTAGTGGTCTTTTTTATATCGGTTTTTTCGCAGTTTTTTGTGCCAGCTGAAGGAGCTGCTCTGCCAAAACTGGTTTCAAAAAAAGAGTTGGTACCAGCTAACTCACTTTTTATATTCACCTTAAATGCTAGTTTTATTATTGGCTACTCACTAGCCGGTCCGGTCATTGCTAACTCGGGTATTCATGCCATTTATATTATTGTTACCATTGCATTTTTGGTGGCCACTGGACTTTCGCTTTTTCTACCGAAAATTCCGGCCGTGCATGAAGGCAAGTTTGATTTTTCCGGTATTATTCGAACTATTACACAAGATTTACACGGTCATTTTGGCCAGATTGTTGGCTCCAAGGTAATCCTTTTCCCGATGATGTTAATTGCTTTGGCTCAAACCATTGTTGGTGTAGTGTCGGCCTTAGCTCCAGCTCTTTCGCAGGCCTTTTTCCAGGTAGGCTTAGAGCAATCTAGCTATTGGTTGGTGATGCCGGCGGGGATTGGCTTAGTTTTAGGGTCGGTATTTGCGGCCAAGCTTTTAGAACATCGCAATAAGGTAAAAGTCATATTCTTCTCGCTATTTTGTGCTTCTGCAATACTGGTGGCGCTACCAATAGTGGGTGGTAACTCCGATGGCACTCCGTTGAAGGTAGCTAGTATGATAATGACATTTAGCTTAGGTGTGTTTAACGCCATGATACTGGTTTCAGCCCAGACACTCTTACAATATGCATCCACCGATCGGTTGCGCGGTCAGGTGTTTGGTACGCTGAATATGATGATCAATATTGCTGCTCTAGTACCGGTTTTTGCGGCCGGTCTTTTGGCTGATACTTTTAATGCTCTGGCGGTGGTTGCTGGGGTGGGGGCTCTACTTTGTATAGTTGGCGTGGTTTTAGTAATGCGATTTCGCGGAATTTCTGCCCGTTACGCTTGA
- the clpP gene encoding ATP-dependent Clp endopeptidase proteolytic subunit ClpP, producing the protein MDKVQNSILVPTVIEKTAMGERAYDIYSRLLKERIIFLGTGVDDTVANLVIAQLLFLQSEDSNQDITLYINSPGGSVSAGLAIFDTMEHIKPDVSTICVGMAASMGAFLLAMGAKGKRFALPNSRVMIHQPSGGFEGTAADIEITAKEIIKIREKLNTLLAERSGQNVEKIASDSDRDYWMSADEASTYGLVDKVITKTPIK; encoded by the coding sequence ATGGATAAGGTTCAGAACTCAATATTGGTACCAACTGTAATTGAAAAAACTGCCATGGGTGAACGAGCCTATGATATTTATTCTCGCCTTTTGAAGGAGCGGATTATTTTTCTTGGCACTGGCGTGGATGATACGGTGGCAAATTTGGTGATTGCACAGTTGTTGTTTTTGCAGAGCGAGGACTCTAATCAGGATATTACGCTCTATATAAATTCACCTGGCGGGAGTGTGTCGGCTGGGTTGGCCATCTTTGATACGATGGAGCATATCAAGCCGGATGTTTCAACCATTTGTGTTGGTATGGCGGCATCGATGGGGGCTTTTCTTTTAGCGATGGGTGCGAAGGGTAAGCGGTTTGCTTTGCCTAATAGTAGAGTAATGATCCATCAGCCGAGCGGTGGCTTTGAAGGAACAGCGGCCGATATTGAGATTACGGCTAAGGAGATTATCAAAATTCGTGAAAAACTGAACACCCTGCTAGCTGAGCGTTCTGGTCAGAATGTTGAAAAGATTGCCTCTGATTCCGATCGTGACTACTGGATGAGCGCCGATGAGGCGTCAACTTATGGGCTAGTTGATAAGGTAATTACCAAGACGCCAATAAAATAG
- the tig gene encoding trigger factor → MTKATISKREPAELELTVVVTKEELQSAKKSAIAKLKAGVKVAGFRPGKAPDEMVERELDQAKLQLEVVEKVLAATYTEAVQGHDIQALAEPKVEVTKFVPFEEMEYTAKISIVPIIDYDYSKVRVNYSPPQVSDDEVKTALEELQRQSAERKSVSRVAKMGDEVRFDFEGVREGQPVEGAAGMNHLLELGSGKFIPGYEEELVGMKKGDEKTFDITFPEDYHATDLAGKVVTFTAKVHEVREIVLPKLDDAFAKSLDMKFNKLADLKSDVKENIQIGKDDEYRKTYETEVLDKVIKETKLAVSKTLEDNQAHELEHQYEHQVESSGMKLDDWLKVQGKDPKEFHEELHIEARRRISIGLLIRDIIEKQKFSASVGEVTDSLEKMRTSYSDPKILAELDRDEFKNDLSNRIVTQKAVDWLCDQAKQAK, encoded by the coding sequence ATGACCAAAGCAACTATTTCCAAGCGGGAACCCGCTGAACTTGAATTAACCGTAGTAGTAACTAAAGAAGAATTGCAGAGTGCTAAAAAGTCGGCCATCGCTAAGCTGAAGGCTGGCGTAAAAGTAGCCGGCTTTCGTCCTGGCAAAGCTCCAGACGAGATGGTGGAGCGCGAGCTTGATCAGGCTAAGCTGCAGCTAGAAGTTGTTGAAAAAGTGCTAGCTGCAACCTACACCGAAGCAGTACAGGGGCATGACATCCAAGCCTTGGCTGAGCCAAAAGTGGAAGTGACTAAGTTTGTGCCGTTTGAAGAAATGGAGTACACGGCTAAGATTTCGATTGTGCCAATCATTGATTATGACTATTCTAAGGTGCGCGTAAATTACAGCCCGCCACAGGTGAGTGATGATGAGGTTAAGACTGCACTGGAAGAATTACAGCGTCAATCGGCTGAGCGCAAGAGCGTGAGTCGAGTAGCTAAAATGGGTGATGAGGTTCGGTTTGATTTTGAGGGAGTGCGTGAAGGCCAGCCAGTTGAAGGGGCCGCCGGGATGAATCATCTCCTGGAGCTGGGTAGCGGTAAGTTTATTCCGGGCTATGAAGAAGAGTTGGTTGGTATGAAAAAAGGTGATGAAAAGACTTTTGATATTACTTTTCCTGAGGATTATCATGCTACCGACTTAGCTGGCAAGGTGGTAACATTTACCGCTAAAGTACACGAGGTACGTGAGATTGTCTTGCCAAAGCTTGACGATGCATTTGCTAAAAGTCTTGATATGAAATTTAATAAGCTGGCCGATCTGAAGAGTGACGTGAAGGAGAATATTCAGATTGGTAAAGATGATGAATATCGCAAAACTTACGAGACGGAGGTACTGGATAAGGTAATTAAAGAAACTAAACTAGCGGTTTCAAAAACCTTGGAAGATAATCAGGCACATGAGCTCGAGCATCAGTATGAGCATCAAGTTGAATCATCGGGCATGAAGTTGGATGACTGGCTTAAAGTTCAAGGTAAAGACCCTAAGGAATTTCATGAAGAACTACACATCGAGGCCCGTCGACGCATCTCGATTGGTCTTTTGATTCGCGATATTATTGAGAAGCAAAAATTTAGCGCTTCAGTTGGTGAAGTAACTGATAGTCTGGAGAAAATGCGCACCAGCTACTCTGATCCAAAGATATTAGCTGAACTAGATCGTGATGAATTTAAGAACGATTTGTCAAATCGCATCGTGACGCAAAAAGCTGTTGATTGGCTCTGCGACCAAGCGAAGCAAGCAAAGTAA
- a CDS encoding LD-carboxypeptidase, which yields MNEIGLKFIDSNTTTTMHILDSRAIVSDIIWTIMRILEKGDEIRVIAPSQSWGKRKYQRDYERAEERLESLGYKVTYGKSVKNVLHFGTATREDRAEDLNEAYENKNIKLVMALSGGWSANEVLPLIDWQIVRANPKPLIGFSDITVLLNAIYAKTGVSGFLGPNFSTFGRMPEWQYTLNNFESAMQGSSQRLTKSRSWGERGSKRYRTKSWQCLEVGKANAKLLGGNLGTLYLLQGTEYQPKFDESFIFLLEDDDEAGGYTAREVSRRFESLLQLPNFRDNLQGLIMGRFQKGSNISEKDITSIIVSKNLGSIPIAYNVDFGHTLPMLTLPIGLEISLIVDNKVNILLP from the coding sequence ATGAACGAAATAGGATTAAAATTTATTGATAGCAATACGACTACAACAATGCATATATTAGATAGTAGAGCTATCGTATCTGATATAATATGGACCATTATGAGGATACTAGAAAAAGGTGATGAGATTCGGGTTATTGCTCCGTCGCAAAGTTGGGGCAAAAGAAAGTATCAGCGTGACTACGAACGAGCAGAAGAGCGGCTAGAATCGCTCGGCTATAAGGTTACCTATGGAAAATCAGTGAAGAATGTTTTACATTTCGGCACTGCTACCCGCGAAGATAGAGCCGAGGATCTCAACGAAGCATACGAAAACAAGAATATAAAACTTGTTATGGCGCTCTCCGGTGGCTGGTCTGCAAACGAAGTATTACCGTTGATTGACTGGCAAATCGTTAGAGCAAACCCAAAGCCTCTTATTGGTTTTTCCGATATTACCGTACTACTCAATGCAATCTATGCTAAAACAGGGGTATCAGGTTTTCTTGGTCCAAATTTTTCAACATTTGGGCGTATGCCGGAATGGCAATACACACTTAATAACTTCGAATCAGCTATGCAAGGTTCAAGCCAACGACTTACAAAAAGTAGGTCGTGGGGCGAACGTGGGAGCAAGCGTTATAGGACAAAAAGTTGGCAATGCTTGGAGGTAGGCAAAGCGAATGCGAAGCTACTCGGTGGCAATCTCGGAACACTTTATTTGCTACAGGGAACAGAATATCAACCCAAGTTTGACGAGTCATTTATCTTTTTGCTTGAAGATGATGATGAGGCGGGCGGCTACACTGCTAGAGAAGTTTCACGCCGTTTTGAGTCGTTGTTGCAACTGCCAAACTTTAGAGATAATCTTCAAGGTCTTATAATGGGGCGCTTTCAGAAAGGTAGCAATATATCGGAGAAAGATATTACCAGTATAATAGTGTCGAAAAATCTAGGGAGTATACCGATTGCCTACAATGTGGACTTTGGACACACCCTGCCAATGCTTACTTTACCCATTGGTCTAGAGATATCACTAATCGTTGATAATAAAGTTAATATTTTACTTCCATAA
- the rsmD gene encoding 16S rRNA (guanine(966)-N(2))-methyltransferase RsmD codes for MSSYTTRITAGNLRYKIIRQPGEGTRPISQKVRQAIMSVLGEDLSGLKVLDLYAGSGALGFEALSRGAERLTSVERALVAGKCLQVNAQELGVTQKFNLVQESVPLFLSRNSNKYDIIFFDPPYAEFSLDICATSAKALADGGVLVVSCSSQEKLADILEPAKLVKTREYGDTQIAYYKN; via the coding sequence ATGTCTAGCTACACTACCCGCATTACAGCAGGCAATCTGCGCTATAAAATTATTCGCCAACCCGGTGAAGGTACTAGGCCAATTTCACAAAAAGTTCGCCAGGCCATTATGAGTGTGTTGGGTGAGGATCTATCAGGGCTGAAGGTACTAGATTTATACGCTGGCAGTGGAGCGCTGGGATTTGAGGCGTTGAGTCGTGGCGCCGAGAGGCTTACGTCGGTGGAGCGTGCATTGGTGGCGGGCAAATGTTTGCAGGTTAATGCGCAGGAGTTGGGGGTGACGCAGAAGTTTAATTTAGTGCAGGAGTCTGTACCACTTTTCTTGAGTCGTAATAGTAATAAGTATGATATTATCTTTTTTGATCCACCCTATGCTGAGTTTAGCTTGGACATTTGCGCTACTTCGGCGAAAGCTCTGGCTGATGGAGGGGTGCTGGTGGTATCCTGCTCGTCTCAAGAGAAATTAGCTGATATACTAGAGCCTGCTAAACTTGTGAAAACTCGCGAGTATGGCGATACTCAAATTGCGTATTACAAAAACTGA
- the recG gene encoding ATP-dependent DNA helicase RecG — MNVRLETHLSTLKGVGEVTERELARMGFVTVRDLLDYFPRRYDDFSALKPIAQLRPGLIAVRARVEDVAVRRAVRNRRMVITEAIVIDDTGSLKLTWFHAPYIADQLKTGEEYFFTGELKFKAGVFSVVQPQFERPSSIDRAGKISAIYSETAKINSKILRSLVRQCLPAVDELVDPLPEVVLSTQKLMPLAQAVRELHEPTDTKKLQQAQSRMAFGELFFHMLTSRVLREELETEPGIVVPFNQALAQEFVASLSFSLTNSQRRVSWQIFSDMERGVPMSRLLEGDVGSGKTLVAAFVALMAIRAGFQTAVMVPTVVLGTQHLKSFRDLLKPWGIRVELLASHLKSKQRLELTSAIQAGEVDIVIGTQAIITKNIQFPRLGLVVVDEQHRFGVNQRLSLKDKAGRLPHVLTMTATPIPRTLGLVAFGDLDVSLLTDMPPGRQPVQTHICPEEDRARVYAEIDKRLERGEQAYIVCPAIDVADPSGSRAVKQEMQRLSRTVFRHRRIGLLHGKLKPEEKDAVMTQFASGELDILVATTVIEVGVHVDKASVMLVESADRFGLATLHQLRGRVGRSDIASECYLFTTEDNSSRQRVGALARTNDGFRLAEIDLANRGAGQRFGVRQSGVADFRFASLHDTYQVKSAQKVVDSFLKQEKIVKYPQVIAVVNSLKAVTSLD, encoded by the coding sequence ATGAATGTACGGCTTGAGACACACCTGTCTACTTTAAAGGGGGTTGGTGAGGTAACAGAACGTGAGCTGGCGCGTATGGGTTTCGTTACAGTACGTGACTTACTAGATTATTTTCCTCGACGTTACGATGATTTTTCCGCACTAAAACCAATTGCTCAATTGCGACCCGGCTTGATTGCGGTGCGAGCAAGGGTGGAAGACGTAGCTGTACGGCGGGCTGTTCGTAATCGACGGATGGTAATTACGGAGGCCATTGTTATTGATGATACTGGCTCACTGAAGCTGACCTGGTTTCATGCTCCATACATTGCAGATCAGCTAAAGACCGGGGAGGAATATTTTTTTACCGGAGAATTAAAGTTTAAGGCCGGTGTTTTTAGTGTGGTTCAGCCTCAGTTTGAGCGTCCGTCTAGTATTGATCGAGCCGGTAAAATATCGGCAATTTACTCAGAGACGGCTAAGATAAACTCAAAGATTTTACGCAGTTTGGTGCGCCAATGTCTGCCTGCTGTTGATGAGTTAGTCGACCCTTTGCCAGAGGTAGTTTTAAGCACCCAGAAACTCATGCCATTAGCTCAGGCTGTTCGGGAGCTACACGAACCGACGGATACAAAAAAGCTACAGCAGGCCCAGTCTCGCATGGCTTTTGGTGAGCTTTTCTTTCATATGCTCACCAGTCGGGTATTGCGTGAAGAGCTGGAGACAGAGCCCGGTATTGTGGTGCCGTTTAATCAAGCTCTAGCTCAAGAATTTGTGGCTAGTCTATCTTTTAGTTTAACCAATTCACAGCGTCGAGTTAGTTGGCAAATTTTTTCTGATATGGAACGTGGAGTGCCAATGAGTCGACTGCTAGAAGGTGATGTTGGTTCTGGTAAAACCTTGGTGGCGGCTTTTGTTGCCCTGATGGCAATTCGAGCTGGTTTTCAGACGGCAGTGATGGTGCCAACGGTAGTTTTGGGTACTCAGCATCTAAAAAGTTTTCGAGACCTCCTCAAGCCGTGGGGAATTCGGGTGGAGCTCCTGGCCAGTCATCTAAAATCCAAGCAAAGACTTGAATTAACTTCCGCCATTCAAGCTGGTGAAGTCGATATTGTGATTGGTACGCAGGCAATTATTACAAAAAATATCCAGTTTCCTCGGCTTGGTTTGGTGGTGGTAGATGAGCAACATCGGTTTGGGGTTAATCAGCGCCTTAGCCTAAAGGATAAGGCAGGTCGATTGCCCCACGTGCTAACCATGACGGCTACACCAATTCCGCGCACTCTTGGGCTAGTGGCATTTGGTGATTTAGATGTTTCGCTCTTAACTGATATGCCACCTGGTCGACAGCCAGTCCAGACACACATTTGCCCGGAGGAAGATAGGGCTCGGGTGTATGCCGAGATAGATAAGCGTTTGGAGCGGGGTGAGCAGGCTTATATAGTGTGTCCAGCGATTGATGTGGCTGACCCTAGTGGCTCGCGAGCAGTTAAACAAGAGATGCAACGGTTGTCGCGGACGGTGTTCCGACATCGTCGGATCGGTTTATTGCATGGCAAACTCAAGCCCGAGGAAAAAGATGCGGTCATGACTCAGTTTGCCAGTGGTGAGCTAGATATTTTGGTAGCTACGACCGTTATAGAAGTTGGTGTCCATGTCGATAAGGCTAGTGTAATGCTGGTGGAGTCGGCCGATCGGTTTGGTTTGGCTACCTTGCATCAGCTTCGGGGGCGAGTGGGGCGTAGTGACATCGCTTCGGAGTGTTATTTGTTTACCACAGAAGATAATTCTTCACGCCAACGTGTGGGAGCTCTAGCTCGCACTAATGATGGCTTCCGGCTAGCTGAAATTGACTTAGCTAATCGAGGAGCTGGTCAGCGTTTTGGCGTGCGTCAATCTGGCGTGGCAGACTTTCGATTTGCGAGCCTGCATGACACATATCAAGTAAAATCTGCGCAAAAAGTAGTCGACTCTTTCCTAAAGCAGGAAAAAATTGTAAAATATCCTCAAGTCATAGCGGTTGTGAATAGCCTCAAAGCCGTTACGTCGCTTGATTAA
- a CDS encoding tyrosine--tRNA ligase: MKTVAQRKEQLLTRGLEDVIVRDELARRLDGRKPLRVKFGIDPTGDRIHLGHAVVYWKLREFQELGHQVIILIGDYTAMIGDTSDKSAERQQMSREDVRHNMKSYLNQIGKIVDLSKAEIRYNSEWLKQLEFVDILLLASEFKVAQMLERDNFRARYDNGKPIGLQEFLYPVMQGYDSVALHADIELGGNDQLFNMMAGRTLQKRSNQVPQAVMVTELLIGPDGKKMSKTQPNCIFITDEPKDMYGKVMALNDELIPHYFKLATDVDLEIVEAIERDMATGANPRDTKASLAREIVGRYYGAKVAEAAEEAWNKQFRAGEMPTDISDYRADDKELADPVGLMANAFGLTKSEIRRLISQDGVRIDGTVVELADDIELRAGMTIQIGKRRFVRIQV; the protein is encoded by the coding sequence ATGAAAACCGTGGCACAACGCAAGGAGCAGTTACTTACACGTGGCTTAGAAGATGTAATTGTACGAGATGAATTAGCTCGTCGACTTGATGGGCGTAAGCCTTTGCGAGTCAAGTTTGGCATCGATCCGACCGGTGATCGGATTCATCTTGGGCATGCTGTGGTGTATTGGAAATTACGTGAGTTTCAGGAGCTTGGTCATCAGGTGATTATTCTAATTGGCGATTATACCGCTATGATTGGCGACACTTCAGATAAAAGCGCAGAGCGCCAGCAGATGAGTCGTGAGGATGTCCGACATAATATGAAGAGCTACTTAAATCAGATTGGTAAGATTGTTGATTTATCGAAAGCTGAAATTCGCTACAACTCAGAATGGCTGAAGCAACTTGAATTTGTCGATATTTTACTTTTAGCGAGTGAATTTAAGGTGGCACAGATGCTGGAGCGGGATAATTTTAGGGCCCGCTATGATAATGGTAAACCGATTGGCTTGCAGGAGTTTTTGTATCCAGTAATGCAAGGTTATGATTCAGTTGCTCTGCATGCCGATATTGAGCTTGGCGGTAATGATCAACTCTTTAATATGATGGCTGGACGAACTTTGCAAAAACGCTCAAACCAGGTACCACAAGCTGTGATGGTGACGGAGTTGTTGATTGGTCCAGATGGCAAAAAGATGAGCAAAACTCAGCCCAATTGTATTTTTATTACTGATGAACCAAAAGATATGTACGGAAAAGTGATGGCCTTAAATGACGAGCTGATTCCGCATTATTTTAAGCTTGCAACTGATGTTGACCTGGAAATAGTGGAGGCTATTGAGCGAGATATGGCTACAGGTGCTAACCCGCGCGATACTAAGGCTAGTTTGGCGCGGGAGATTGTGGGGCGTTATTATGGCGCAAAAGTAGCCGAGGCGGCTGAAGAAGCCTGGAATAAGCAGTTTCGCGCTGGTGAGATGCCGACCGATATCTCGGATTATCGCGCTGATGATAAGGAGTTAGCCGATCCAGTTGGTCTGATGGCAAATGCTTTTGGCCTAACTAAGAGTGAAATTCGTCGCCTAATTTCGCAAGATGGCGTGCGCATAGATGGCACGGTAGTTGAGCTAGCCGATGATATTGAGTTGCGAGCTGGCATGACTATTCAGATTGGTAAACGCCGATTTGTTCGCATACAAGTATGA
- a CDS encoding transglycosylase domain-containing protein: MAKRRTARSPRRVVHRTPSHHPEARKLQNPSSAKGWARLHPKAIWGAITSKKGRRIIAISFAGLFLIVLAVFLWIAKDLPSPNKINSKISAQTTKLYDRTGQHVLVEIYGDKNRSVVELDQIPQDCRNATIALEDKNFYKQGAFSLAGIGRALTGVIFKDPSKGGGSTITQQYVKNAFLTSERTPARKLKEIILAVQIELLYKKDDILKLYLNEIPYGSTAYGIQAAAKTYYSKDAKDLTLGECATLASLPQAPSYYNRNKNALAGRQETALQYMAEQGYITKEQADTALAEEAIAKMKINNFAANITAPHFVQYVRDQLEDKYGVKRVNEGGLKVVTSLDIDKQKIAEESVKNGIANVRKFGGSNAAIVSADAESGEVLAMVGSYDYNDPEVGNFNVAAANRQPGSSIKPIIYASMFKGNWGPGSTLYDVQTDFGGGYTPKNYTGRFYGVQSVRTSLASSLNIPAVKALYLAGIPQTIQTANDMGISTYTKGDASRLGLSMALGSGEVKLTEMVNAFTTFPSEGSVRDQVTVLEVSDSTGKIIEKNTVESNKSRQVLDPQIAYEINSILSDNQARCSLGAFSCNNPLVIRGKTVAAKTGTTNDYKDAWTMGYTKKTVTGVWAGNNDNKPMTQAASIVSAPIWQDYMAKATVAEGNIPFEQPSTMKKIELDADTGKLPNDGTKHTRTDLFASWYKPTPAPASSAAKINKLDGKLATECTPVDAQQDITANSISAEIPSTDISFARWNPPVAALAAGLGLSSGAAIPTEKSTMHSCTDVKPTISIDVNPSSGSSFVISADVTSGTFPVNQLTILINDQPYANQAVNGTSTYPIAITPGIIGPLKIQVKASDTGLYSALSNTESIVGTSGPSAQKSSTHNSALIKFLSSNDSDSRRRWNDDD; this comes from the coding sequence ATGGCGAAACGTCGCACAGCTAGATCCCCTAGACGAGTCGTGCACCGCACACCGTCCCATCACCCGGAGGCTCGTAAATTACAAAACCCTTCAAGCGCGAAGGGCTGGGCTCGCTTACATCCAAAAGCTATTTGGGGAGCAATCACCTCCAAAAAAGGACGTCGCATCATTGCCATATCCTTCGCCGGACTATTCCTGATAGTTTTAGCTGTATTCCTGTGGATCGCCAAAGACCTACCCAGCCCCAATAAAATTAACTCTAAAATATCAGCCCAAACCACCAAACTTTATGACCGCACTGGCCAACATGTTTTAGTCGAGATTTATGGCGATAAAAACCGATCAGTAGTTGAACTTGACCAGATCCCCCAAGATTGTCGTAACGCCACAATTGCCCTCGAAGACAAGAACTTTTATAAACAAGGCGCCTTCTCACTCGCGGGTATTGGCCGAGCACTAACTGGTGTTATCTTCAAGGACCCTTCTAAGGGCGGCGGCTCAACAATTACTCAGCAATATGTTAAAAACGCCTTTTTAACCAGTGAACGCACACCAGCCCGCAAGCTCAAAGAAATTATTTTAGCTGTCCAAATTGAGCTACTTTATAAGAAGGATGATATCCTTAAGCTTTATTTAAATGAAATTCCCTATGGCTCGACCGCCTACGGTATTCAGGCAGCTGCCAAAACATACTACAGCAAGGATGCAAAAGATCTTACTTTAGGTGAATGTGCCACTCTTGCCTCACTTCCTCAGGCCCCGAGTTATTACAATCGTAACAAAAATGCCCTAGCTGGCCGACAAGAAACTGCTTTGCAATACATGGCTGAGCAAGGCTACATCACAAAGGAACAAGCTGACACCGCTCTAGCCGAAGAAGCTATTGCCAAAATGAAGATTAATAACTTTGCAGCCAACATCACCGCTCCACATTTTGTTCAGTACGTACGTGATCAGCTCGAAGACAAGTACGGGGTAAAGCGCGTCAACGAAGGTGGCCTCAAGGTAGTTACTTCGCTAGATATTGATAAGCAAAAAATCGCCGAGGAGTCAGTCAAAAACGGGATTGCCAATGTCCGAAAGTTTGGTGGTAGCAATGCGGCCATCGTGTCAGCCGATGCAGAGTCTGGAGAAGTTTTAGCCATGGTTGGTAGTTACGACTATAACGATCCGGAAGTTGGCAACTTCAATGTTGCGGCCGCAAATCGCCAACCTGGCTCTTCAATTAAGCCAATTATCTACGCCTCGATGTTTAAGGGTAATTGGGGTCCCGGATCCACTCTGTATGATGTGCAGACAGATTTTGGCGGTGGCTACACACCTAAAAACTACACCGGACGATTCTATGGCGTGCAGTCAGTTCGTACCTCCCTGGCAAGCTCCTTGAACATCCCCGCGGTTAAGGCTCTTTATCTAGCTGGAATTCCACAGACTATTCAAACCGCCAACGATATGGGTATTTCAACTTACACCAAAGGCGATGCTAGTCGTCTAGGCTTGTCGATGGCGCTTGGCTCTGGCGAAGTGAAGCTCACTGAGATGGTTAATGCCTTTACCACCTTCCCTTCGGAAGGCTCTGTGCGCGACCAAGTAACAGTACTAGAGGTTAGCGACTCCACTGGCAAGATTATCGAAAAAAATACCGTAGAATCCAATAAGTCACGCCAGGTTTTAGATCCTCAAATTGCCTATGAAATTAATTCCATCCTTTCCGATAACCAAGCTCGCTGTTCACTCGGAGCATTCTCGTGCAATAATCCACTTGTTATCCGTGGTAAAACTGTAGCCGCCAAAACCGGTACTACCAACGACTATAAAGACGCTTGGACCATGGGCTACACCAAGAAAACCGTAACTGGCGTGTGGGCCGGCAATAATGACAATAAGCCTATGACTCAAGCTGCCTCAATTGTCTCGGCACCAATTTGGCAAGACTATATGGCAAAGGCCACCGTAGCCGAAGGCAACATCCCATTTGAGCAACCCTCTACCATGAAGAAGATAGAACTTGATGCCGATACTGGTAAATTACCAAATGATGGTACCAAGCACACTCGCACCGACCTCTTCGCAAGCTGGTACAAGCCCACACCTGCACCAGCCAGCTCGGCTGCTAAAATCAATAAGCTAGACGGTAAACTAGCAACTGAATGCACCCCCGTTGATGCCCAGCAAGATATTACCGCCAACTCAATATCGGCTGAAATACCATCTACCGATATTAGTTTTGCCCGCTGGAATCCACCTGTAGCTGCTCTAGCTGCTGGGCTTGGCCTATCATCAGGTGCTGCAATACCGACAGAAAAAAGCACTATGCATTCATGCACTGACGTTAAGCCAACGATATCAATCGACGTCAACCCATCTTCAGGCTCATCATTTGTCATATCAGCCGACGTAACCAGTGGTACTTTCCCGGTTAATCAGCTAACTATCCTCATTAACGACCAACCCTATGCCAATCAAGCCGTGAACGGTACTAGCACTTATCCAATCGCTATCACGCCAGGGATTATCGGCCCACTTAAAATCCAAGTTAAAGCCAGCGATACCGGCCTATATAGTGCGCTATCAAATACCGAAAGTATCGTTGGTACCTCTGGTCCAAGTGCGCAAAAAAGTAGCACCCATAATAGTGCTTTAATTAAGTTTTTAAGTTCTAATGATTCAGACTCGCGGCGGCGCTGGAATGATGATGACTAA